One genomic region from Anopheles bellator chromosome 2, idAnoBellAS_SP24_06.2, whole genome shotgun sequence encodes:
- the LOC131210051 gene encoding protein wntless isoform X1, with the protein MSGTILENLSGRKLSILVAGLLFLQFMCFLLGGLIAPVPASVQTILGTICKDIPGSHNDTSVWLYSRGEDHCQSLDSVDIESDDMRMANQIVFVFQMPLPREGRQLDYSRWQQNLIGVLQTEIAFDANVLHKPHTKITIDARLAYRNKGDGDHDWKYIASSLEERDLDCTADHVTDEYLYNCNAIPLFELGSLHHDYYLLNVRLPVDSDRKMNLEIGHIKDVLLSVIYQNGGFTKVWVSLKTVFLPFIILIMCWFWQRVHLLQRKPALLEVMLLSLGCALTFLNLPLEYFTLFFDMPFMLLLGDIRQGVFYATLLSFWLIFAGEHLLIQETGDKSSLKTYWKHLSAVAVGCVSLFLFDMCERGVQLRNPFYSIWVSKVGANVALGFIILAGISAGLYFVFLCYMIWKVFCNINIKRTSLPSMSSARRLHYEGIIYRFQFLMLATLLCAALTVIGFIVGQVSEGRWKWDESIDLEFTSAFFTGVYGMWNIYIFALIVLYAPSHKKWPTNETTGKATRDRLNIMSEEIEFSNLPSDSNPSEISSLTQFARKAAQD; encoded by the exons ATGTCGGGAACTATACTGGAAAACCTTAGCGGAAGGAAGCTAAGCATTTTGGTGGCTGGCCTGCTATTCCTTCAGTTCATGTGCTTCTTGTTGGGTGGTCTGATAG CACCGGTTCCAGCCAGCGTTCAGACGATCCTGGGCACGATTTGTAAGGACATTCCGGGGTCACACAACGATACGAGCGTGTGGCTATACTCTCGCGGCGAAGATCATTGCCAAAGCCTGGACAGCGTCGACATTGAAAGTGATGACATGCGGATGGCCAACCAGATTGTGTTCGTCTTCCAAATGCCGCTGCCTCGCGAAGGCCGCCAGTTGGATTACTCACGCTGGCAGCAAAATTTAATTGGCGTTCTGCAAACGGAAATAGCGTTCGATGCAAATGTGCTCCACAAACCGCACACCAAAATAACGATCGATGCTCGGCTGGCGTACCGCAACAAGGGTGATGGTGATCATGATTGGAAGTACATTGCGTCGTCGCTGGAGGAGCGCGATCTCGACTGCACGGCCGACCACGTAACGGACGAGTATCTGTACAACTGCAACGCGATACCGTTGTTTGAGCTTGGCTCTTTGCATCACGATTACTACCTGCTCAACGTGCGCCTCCCGGTGGACAGTGACCGTAAGATGAACCTGGAGATTGGCCACATCAAAGACGTCCTCCTGTCGGTGATCTACCAAAACGGTGGATTTACGAAAGTTTGGGTTTCCCTCAAAACGGTGTTCCTTCCCTTCATCATTCTCATCATGTGCTGGTTCTGGCAGCGTGTCCACCTTCTGCAGCGGAAGCCAGCGCTACTGGAAGTCATGCTGCTGTCGCTCGGTTGCGCTCTAACGTTCCTCAATCTGCCACTGGAATACTTTACCCTGTTCTTCGATATGCCCTTCATGCTACTATTGGGCGATATTCGCCAGGGAGTATTCTATGCCACCTTGCTATCGTTTTGGCTAATTTTTGCCGGCGAGCATTTGCTG ATCCAGGAAACGGGCGATAAGTCGAGTCTCAAAACGTACTGGAAGCACCTGAGTGCCGTTGCGGTCGGATGTGTGTCACTCTTTCTCTTCGACATGTGCGAACGTGGGGTGCAGCTGCGTAACCCATTTTACTCGATCTGGGTATCGAAAGTTGGGGCCAACGTCGCG CTTGGTTTCATCATTTTGGCGGGCATTTCGGCCGGACTCTACTTTGTCTTCCTGTGTTACATGATCTGGAAGGTGTTTTGTAACATCAACATCAAGCGCACCTCGTTGCCCTCGATGTCGTCCGCTCGTCGGCTCCACTACGAAGGCATAATCTACCGTTTTCAGTTTCTCATGCTGGCCACGTTGCTGTGCGCGGCTCTGACGGTAATAGGGTTCATTGTTGGCCAAGTGTCGGAGGGTCGCTGGAAGTGGGATGAAAGCATCGACCTAGAGTTTACCTCGGCGTTCTTCACCGGCGTGTATGGCATGTGGAACATCTACATCTTCGCACTGATCGTTCTTTACGCACCCAGCcacaaaaagtggccaacCAACGAAACCACTGGTAAGGCGACGCGAGATCGACTC AATATTATGAGCGAGGAAATCGAGTTCAGTAATCTACCATCGGATTCGAATCCAAGCGAAATTTCGTCCCTCACCCAGTTTGCGCGTAAGGCGGCACAGGACTAA
- the LOC131210050 gene encoding A-kinase anchor protein 10, mitochondrial produces MLQFLKKTGRRKSIAGSSESAATASDLATEPSRRGDDVIDGAESDESALRLAERHCSASKDSSPRVSKLSRRMVDILAEQSCMCYFVQYLESRNALSLIKFWLDVESFKAAASESTRGGVPAVSRTTATSAAHGGAPGGRLHRSVSSDGYDSLSFFSVDGDSLSTNSFSENAFEDTQSADDLREADSRTSQSCTPIPPPLEVLEEVDIKDDGSEPAGPAEEDQRQSGAKVLEVCDMTIMRQSLTDDEKKQICEAGKGGSSFNSLINSDAVRIYRKYLTTNSPHHIDMPATVLSNISLALCANSGVCNEQLFNEAQQHLLDLFESNYLNQYLESSFYCKYTLEVLTSENLTLRDVLGSEMALFYFMEHLEQQNKRHYLEFYVAAVNFKRTCENPVQAQKDAVVLYEKYFSLQAMCSLLVSDKIRFLLEEHICSLDNADIAECFELPARIIEEFLEHRYFAGFLKSPLYCRFISELLGKVKSNTMNNATSSSSGVGKFPDRRNSAATIVGRRGGHRKTLSDVTSDSSANSGGNSAIIGRRPNSVTFISSQNTLLAMPDTSFQRNRKQHTMGHNAASPPAGTGGDMQIDSRHLYNPDLLWRRNSAGSGGLTFGRVDALGRYERDFDITEPPAGEDRWNRNRIKKAVRKLVNLPEDKAQEELAWQVAEMIVKDITNVTMNHTT; encoded by the exons atgttgcaatttttaaagaaaacag GGCGAAGGAAATCTATCGCAGGAAGCAGTGAATCTGCAGCAACGGCAAGTGATCTAGCCACGGAACCATCGCGACGAGGTGATGATGTCATCGATGGTGCCGAGAGCGACGAGTCGGCACTTCGACTTGCCGAACGACACTGTTCTGCGAGCAAAG ATTCTTCGCCCCGCGTTTCAAAGCTGTCCAGACGGATGGTGGATATTCTGGCCGAGCAAAGTTGCATGTGTTACTTTGTGCAGTATCTGGAATCGCGGAATGCACTGTCGTTGATCAAGTTTTGGCTAGATGTAGAGAGTTTTAAGGCGGCCGCCTCGGAAAGCACACGAGGAGGTGTGCCGGCGGTGTCCAGAACTACGGCGACGAGTGCGGCTCACGGCGGTGCTCCCGGAGGAAGGTTGCACCGCAGTGTGTCATCCGATGGGTACGATAGCTTGTCATTTTTCAGCGTTGACGGTGACTCGCTGTCCACAAATTCTTTTTCGGAGAACGCTTTCGAAGACACCCAGTCGGCGGACGATTTGCGCGAAGCGGACTCGAGAACGTCACAGAGCTGTACGCCCATCCCTCCGCCGCTCGAAGTGTTGGAGGAGGTGGACATAAAGGACGACGGCAGTgagccggccgggccggccgaggAAGACCAACGGCAATCGGGAGCGAAAGTGCTAGAAGTCTGTGATATGACCATCATGCGGCAATCGTTGACCGATGATGAGAAAAAGCAGATCTGCGAAGCGGGCAAAGGTGGCAGCAGCTTCAATTCGTTGATTAACTCGGATGCGGTCCGCATCTACCGGAAGTATCTCACTACCAATTCGCCACACCACATCGATATGCCGGCCACCGTACTGTCCAACATCTCATTGGCCCTGTGCGCCAACAGCGGCGTCTGTAACGAGCAGTTGTTCAACGAAGCGCAGCAACATTTGCTGGATCTGTTCGAGAGTAACTATTTGAACCAGTACCTGGAAAGTTCCTTCTATTGCAAGTACACGCTGGAGGTGCTGACGAGCGAAAATCTCACCTTGCGGGATGTTTTAGGGAGTGAGATGGCTCTGTTCTACTTCATGGAACATCTTGAGCAGCAAAACAAGCGCCACTATCTGGAGTTCTATGTGGCGGCCGTAAACTTTAAGCGTACCTGCGAAAACCCAGTCCAGGCGCAGAAGGATGCCGTGGTGCTATACGAAAAATATTTCTCCCTGCAAGCGATGTGCTCGCTGCTTGTGAGCGACAAGATACGGTTCTTGCTCGAAGAGCACATCTGCTCCCTGGACAACGCGGATATTGCGGAATGTTTCGAACTACCGGCGCGCATTATCGAAGAATTCCTGGAGCACCGCTACTTTGCCGGCTTTCTGAAATCGCCTCTGTACTGTCGTTTCATCAGCGAGCTTCTTGGTAAGGTGAAGAGCAATACTATGAACAACgctacgtcgtcgtcgtcgggcgttGGGAAGTTTCCCGACAGGCGAAACAGTGCTGCTACAATCGTTGGACGCCGTGGCGGTCACCGGAAGACACTTTCGGATGTAACGAGCGATAGTAGCGCGAACAGTGGCGGGAACAGTGCGATCATAGGTCGGCGGCCAAACTCGGTTACGTTCATCTCGTCACAAAACACGCTGCTCGCCATGCCCGACACAAGCTTCCAGCGCAATCGCAAGCAGCACACCATGGGCCACAATGCTGCCAGTCCTCCCGCAGGCACTGGTGGAGACATGCAGATCGATTCTCGGCATCTGTACAATCCGGACCTTCTCTGGCGGCGCAATTCAGCCGGCAGTGGTGGACTAACGTTCGGACGCGTCGATGCACTGGGCCGCTACGAGCGAGACTTTGATATCACcgaaccgccggccggggAGGATCGATGGAACCGTAACCGAATTAAAAAAGCGGTCCGCAAACTGGTTAACCTACCGGAAGACAAGGCGCAGGAGGAACTTGCGTGGCAGGTCGCCGAAATGATTGTGAAAGATATTACCAACGTTACCATGAACCATACGACGTGA
- the LOC131210051 gene encoding protein wntless isoform X2: protein MSGTILENLSGRKLSILVAGLLFLQFMCFLLGGLIAPVPASVQTILGTICKDIPGSHNDTSVWLYSRGEDHCQSLDSVDIESDDMRMANQIVFVFQMPLPREGRQLDYSRWQQNLIGVLQTEIAFDANVLHKPHTKITIDARLAYRNKGDGDHDWKYIASSLEERDLDCTADHVTDEYLYNCNAIPLFELGSLHHDYYLLNVRLPVDSDRKMNLEIGHIKDVLLSVIYQNGGFTKVWVSLKTVFLPFIILIMCWFWQRVHLLQRKPALLEVMLLSLGCALTFLNLPLEYFTLFFDMPFMLLLGDIRQGVFYATLLSFWLIFAGEHLLIQETGDKSSLKTYWKHLSAVAVGCVSLFLFDMCERGVQLRNPFYSIWVSKVGANVALGFIILAGISAGLYFVFLCYMIWKVFCNINIKRTSLPSMSSARRLHYEGIIYRFQFLMLATLLCAALTVIGFIVGQVSEGRWKWDESIDLEFTSAFFTGVYGMWNIYIFALIVLYAPSHKKWPTNETTENIMSEEIEFSNLPSDSNPSEISSLTQFARKAAQD from the exons ATGTCGGGAACTATACTGGAAAACCTTAGCGGAAGGAAGCTAAGCATTTTGGTGGCTGGCCTGCTATTCCTTCAGTTCATGTGCTTCTTGTTGGGTGGTCTGATAG CACCGGTTCCAGCCAGCGTTCAGACGATCCTGGGCACGATTTGTAAGGACATTCCGGGGTCACACAACGATACGAGCGTGTGGCTATACTCTCGCGGCGAAGATCATTGCCAAAGCCTGGACAGCGTCGACATTGAAAGTGATGACATGCGGATGGCCAACCAGATTGTGTTCGTCTTCCAAATGCCGCTGCCTCGCGAAGGCCGCCAGTTGGATTACTCACGCTGGCAGCAAAATTTAATTGGCGTTCTGCAAACGGAAATAGCGTTCGATGCAAATGTGCTCCACAAACCGCACACCAAAATAACGATCGATGCTCGGCTGGCGTACCGCAACAAGGGTGATGGTGATCATGATTGGAAGTACATTGCGTCGTCGCTGGAGGAGCGCGATCTCGACTGCACGGCCGACCACGTAACGGACGAGTATCTGTACAACTGCAACGCGATACCGTTGTTTGAGCTTGGCTCTTTGCATCACGATTACTACCTGCTCAACGTGCGCCTCCCGGTGGACAGTGACCGTAAGATGAACCTGGAGATTGGCCACATCAAAGACGTCCTCCTGTCGGTGATCTACCAAAACGGTGGATTTACGAAAGTTTGGGTTTCCCTCAAAACGGTGTTCCTTCCCTTCATCATTCTCATCATGTGCTGGTTCTGGCAGCGTGTCCACCTTCTGCAGCGGAAGCCAGCGCTACTGGAAGTCATGCTGCTGTCGCTCGGTTGCGCTCTAACGTTCCTCAATCTGCCACTGGAATACTTTACCCTGTTCTTCGATATGCCCTTCATGCTACTATTGGGCGATATTCGCCAGGGAGTATTCTATGCCACCTTGCTATCGTTTTGGCTAATTTTTGCCGGCGAGCATTTGCTG ATCCAGGAAACGGGCGATAAGTCGAGTCTCAAAACGTACTGGAAGCACCTGAGTGCCGTTGCGGTCGGATGTGTGTCACTCTTTCTCTTCGACATGTGCGAACGTGGGGTGCAGCTGCGTAACCCATTTTACTCGATCTGGGTATCGAAAGTTGGGGCCAACGTCGCG CTTGGTTTCATCATTTTGGCGGGCATTTCGGCCGGACTCTACTTTGTCTTCCTGTGTTACATGATCTGGAAGGTGTTTTGTAACATCAACATCAAGCGCACCTCGTTGCCCTCGATGTCGTCCGCTCGTCGGCTCCACTACGAAGGCATAATCTACCGTTTTCAGTTTCTCATGCTGGCCACGTTGCTGTGCGCGGCTCTGACGGTAATAGGGTTCATTGTTGGCCAAGTGTCGGAGGGTCGCTGGAAGTGGGATGAAAGCATCGACCTAGAGTTTACCTCGGCGTTCTTCACCGGCGTGTATGGCATGTGGAACATCTACATCTTCGCACTGATCGTTCTTTACGCACCCAGCcacaaaaagtggccaacCAACGAAACCACTG AGAATATTATGAGCGAGGAAATCGAGTTCAGTAATCTACCATCGGATTCGAATCCAAGCGAAATTTCGTCCCTCACCCAGTTTGCGCGTAAGGCGGCACAGGACTAA